The window CTGACGCCGCGTCACCTGTCAAGAAAGGGTGTCACCCTTTCTTGACCGGGCGGGCTACTTGGCGAGGTCGGCGAAGACGACGACGTTGCGGGGGAACCCGCCCTTGGCCTGGTCGTAGGCGCCGGTCGAGGTGATCAGACGCAGCTGAACCGACTTGCCGCTGCCGTAGATCCGCTTCTCGGGCACCTGGCCGGCTTTGAACTGCTCGACCGAGCGGACGACGAACGTCAGCTCCTGGCCCGCCTGGGTCGTGACGGTGAAGCGGTCGCCGGCCTGAGCGTCGACGAGCTTGGCGAAGACGTCCGCACCGGCCTGGCTGCGGCGGCCGAGGACGACGGCGCGACCCGGCTGGCCCGGCTCCGGGCCGCTCTCGATCCAGCCGGCGCGCCCGAGGTCGGGCACCTGGAGCACCTGAGTGATCGGGTCCGTCGCCAGGGCGTCGAGCTCGGTGCTGATGCCGAGGCGCGCGAAGGTCAGGGTCGCCGGGTAGTGCTCCTGGCCCGCGACGACGGTGTTCTGGGCGACCGCGGGCTGCTCGGAGTCCCAGGGCCAGCCGCCGAGGCCACCGATGAACAGGACCGGGGTCGCGGACAGGGCCGCGAGCGCGAGGTGGAGCTTGGACATGCGGGTCCACGAGCGACCGCGTCCGGGCTCCTCCTCGGCGACGGCCGCCGCGGCCGCGGCGAACTCCTCACCGGTGTGCTCGGCGAACAGGTCGTGCTCGTCGGTCTCGTCGACGTCGGCGCGCTTCACGAGCACCCCGCCGCGTTCGGCGCGCTTGATCACAGCGAACCTCCGACCGAGCCGTTGATCAGGCCGCGGCGACCCGCGGTGCTCGCCGCACCGGCGGCGCCGGTGACGGCGATACCCCCCAACACGATCAGGGCGATGGTGGCGGCCCCGGCGCCGGCCGCGGCGGCCTCGGCCGCGTTGGACGGGAAGATGCCGCGGATGTCGTTGACCAGGCCGGGCAGACCGCCGGGCTCGGGCTTCTTCTCCGGCTCGCGGACGACGGGGGCCGGGGCGACGGGCGTCTGCTCCATCGGCGCGGTCCAGGTCGAGCCCGGGTCCGCGATCGAGTCGACGCGGTCGGTCTCGGTCGGCTTCTTGACCGGCTTCTTCGGCGGCAGGACCGTCTGCGGGGCCGGCTGGGGCTTGGAGCCGGTCTTGGCCGGCTCCGACAGGCCGAGGCCGTCGGTCAGACCGCCCACGGCGCCGCCGAGCAGCGGCAGCTCCTTGGTGGTCTTGGTCAGGTTGTCGACGGTCTTCCCAAGCAGCGGCTTGTCCGCGTTCGCGGCGACCTCCTCCGGCGTCCGGATGCCGAGCGAGTCGCCCAGCAGCCCGTCGACGGTGCCGAGCAGGTTGTGGAGCAGGACGCCCACCTGCGGCAGCGACAGCGGCGGGACCGTGGACTGCGTCGTGCTGCTCGGCGAGTTGGTCGTCGGCGCCGGGTTCGTCGCGGCGGAGGCGGCGCCGGTGCCCACAGCCGAGACGGCAGCCGTCGCCACGATCACGGTCGCCAGTCGGCGAGCGGTGGTGGAACGGACTGCCATGGCGGTGCCTCCATCAGAACGACGTACACGATCCGTGTGTACCTGAGTTGACGTGCCGGGCCCGCGGAAGGACTCAGGTCCCGCGCTAAATGGCCCTTAAGGATGAGAGGCGAATCGGACAAATCAACAAAACGCCCCGGCCAGGGCCACCTCGACGATCTTGAGCCGGGTCAGCGGGCGGCAGCCCGGAGGGTCAGAGCGCGACGCCCAGCAGGGCGTCCGAGAGGCGCGAGACGACCCCCGGCGCCCCGAGATCCGACCCGCCCTCGGCCTCCTGGCGGGCCGCCCAGGCGTCGATGGCCGCCAGCGCGGTGGGAGCGTCCAGGTCGTGCGCGACCGCCGTCCGGACGGCGGCCAGCGTCTCGGTGGCGTCCGGACCGTCCGGCCGGGAGACGGCGGCGCGCCAGCGCGCGAGCCGCTCCTGAGCCTGCGTCAGCACGTCGTCGGTGTACTCCCAGTCGGTGGCGTAGTGCCGGCTGAGCAGCGCGAGCCGGATCGCCGCGGGCTCCACGCCGGCGGCACGCAGCTTCGAGACGAACACGAGGTTGCCGCGCGACTTCGACATCTTCTCGCCCTCGTAGCCGACCAGCCCGGCGTGCACGAAGGAGCGGACGAATCGGGGCTCTCCGGTCAGGACGTGGGCGTGGGAGGTGCCCATCTCGTGGTGCGGGAACGCGAGGTCGCGGCCGCCGCCCATCACGTCGACGACGTTCCCGAGCAGGTTCCGGGCGATCGCGGTGCACTCGATGTGCCAGCCGGGGCGGCCGGGGCCGGCCGGGGACTCCCACGCGGGCTCCCCCGGGCGTTCGCCGCGCCAGACCAGGGCGTCCAGCGGGTCCTTCTTGCCGGCCCGGTCGGGGTCGCCCCCGCGCTCGGCGAAGAACTCCAGCATCTCGGCCGGCGAGAGGTTCGCGACCGACCCGAAGGCCGGGTCGGCGTGCACCGAGAAGTAGGTGTCCGGCTCGACCTCGTAGAGCGCGCCGCGCTCGCGGAGCCCGACGAGGAAGTCGTTGATCACCGGGATCGCCTCGACGGCCCCGACGTAGTGCTCCGGCGCGAGGACGCGCAGCGCGATCATGTCCTCGCGGAAGAGCTCGGTCTCCCGGGCGGCCAGTTCGCGCCAGTCGTCACCGGTGGCGTTCGCGCGCTCGAGCAGCGGGTCGTCGACGTCGGTGACGTTCTGGACGTAGTGCACCGGCACGCCGCTGTCGCGCACAGCGCGGTTCAGCAGGTCGAACGTGACGTAGGTGTTCGCGTGGCCCAGGTGTGTCGCGTCGTACGGGGTGATGCCGCACACGTACATCCGGAAGTCCGCCCCGGTCACGGCGGGGACCAGGGCGCCCGAGGACGTGTCCCGGACCTGCACCGGCAGTCCCTGGCCGGGCAGCCGGGGGATCTCCGGGGAGGGCCAGGCGTGCATGAGTGTCACCCTAATTTCTAGAACGGGGGCCAGGGGACGGCGGGCCAGCCGTCCTCGCGCGGCTCGGGGTGGACCCCCGTGCGCAACAACCGGGTCAACCGCCGGCGGGTGGCGGTCGATTCCCGGGGGGTGAGCAGGTCGGCGATCCGCGGGCCCAGCGCCTGGTCCCAGTCGGCGTCCAGCGCCTCCAGCACCTCGACGGCCTCGTCCGGCAGCGGCAGGCCCGCCCAGCCCCAGAGCAGGGTGCGGAGCTTGTTCTCCACCGCGAAGCACACGCCGTGGTCGATGCCGTAGACGTCACCGGCGACCGTGGGCAGCAGGTGCCCACCCTTGCGGTCGGCGTTGTTGATCACGGCGTCGAGAACGGCGATACGGCGCAGCCGGTCGTCGTCGGAGCGCACGAGCTGCCCGAGGTCGACGGTGTCGTCGACCTCGATCCACAGCTGCGCCATCCCCGGCCCCCACGGCCCGTCGCGCAACACCGTCGGCGGGACGATGTTCCAGCCGGTGGCGGCCGAGACCTCGTAGGCACTGACCTCACGCGCGGCCAGGGTGCCGTCCGGGAAGTCCCAGAGCGGCCGCTCCCCCGCGATCGGCTTGTGCACGCACGCCGTCGTCACCCCGTCGAGGGTCACCGCGCAGTACAGCGTCGCGTTCGAGGCGTCGACGAGCCGGCCGATCACCTCGAGCTCACCGCGGGTCAGCAGGTCGAGCAGACCGGCTTCGTCCAGGTCCGGCGGATCGAAGGTCGGGATCTCGTCGGCGCGCTCACTCAACGTCGGTAACCGTTGGCCCGCGGACAGATGTGGCCGGCCGGGTCGAGCGGCAGGCCGCAGAACGGGCACGACGGCCGGCCGGCCGAGACCACGGACTGGGCGCGGCGGGCGAACGCCCGGGCCATCTCGCCGGTGAGCCGGACGCGCAGGACGTCGGGGCCCTCCGGGTTGTCCTCCTCGTCGTCCAGCGCAGGCCCGGTGCCCTCGGGGTCGTCCTCGCCGGGGGCCTGGGCCACGATCACGAGCCGCTCGGCGCTGGGGTCCCAGCCCAGCGCCAGGGTGCCGACGCGGAAGTCCTCCTCGATCGGCCCCTCGAGCGGGTCGAGGTCGTCGACGGCGTCGACCGGCGGCGGCACGGGGACGTCCCCACCGGTGACGCGGAGCACCTCGTCGAGCAGCTTGTCGATCTGCTCCGCGAGCAGCGCCACCTGCTGCTTCTCCAGGGCGACGCTGGTGATGCGGCCGGCGCCGCGGGCCTGGAGGAAGAAGGTGCGCGAGCCCGGCTCGCCGACCGTCCCGGCGACGAACCGCTCGGGCGGGTCGTAGAAGAAGACCTGGCGTGGCACGGTTCTGACCTTACGTCTCGGGCGAATCTCGCAGCTGGTGAGCCTGCGCTGCTCAGGCGCCCGCGCCGCCACCGACGACGGCGTCGGAGCTGCGGCGCCGGCGGCGCTTGACCTTCGGTGGTTGGTACGCGGACACGTCCCCGCCGACGTCGTTGACGCGGAGCACGAAGGGCCGGGTCTCGGTGTAGCTGATCGCCGTGACCGACCCGGGGTCGACGACGATGCGCTGGAAGTTGTCCAGGTGCATGGCCAGGGCGTCGGCGACGATCGCCTTGATCACGTCGCCGTGCGAGCAGGCCACCCAGACCGAGTTCGGGCCGTGCTCGGCCGCGATCCTGGCGTCCCAGTGCCGGATCGCCGCGACGCCGCGGGCCGCCATCGCGGCCATCGACTCCCCGTCGGCCCCGGGGAAGACCGCCGCGCTGGGGTGGGCCTGCACGACCCGCCACAGGGGCTCCTTGACCAGCTCGGAGAGCTTGCGCCCGGTCCAGTCGCCGTAGCGGCACTCGCCGAAGCGTTTCTCGGTGACGCGCTTGCGCCCGGTCTTGGCGACCAACGGCGCGACCGTCTCCTGGCAGCGCTGCAGCGGGCTGGACACGATCGCGGCCAGGGGCAGCTCGCCGAGCCGCAGCGCGAGGGCCTCGGCCTGCTCGCGGCCACGGTCGTCCAGGCCGACGCCGGGCGTCCACCCGGCGAGGACGCCGGAGGTGTTCGCGGTCGAGCGGCCGTGGCGGACGAGGAGAACGGTGGGCACCCACTCAACCTAGTTGCTCGGAGGGGATGACACGGAATGACGCGGCGTCAGCTGGCGGTCCCCGACTTCTCCAGCGCCTCGACGGCCGCGCGCAGCAGACCGGCGCCGCCCTGGGGCCCCTGGTGGTAGAGCGCCAGGTTGATCGTGGTGACGCCGGCGTCGGCGTACTCCCGGATGCGGTCGGCGATGCGGTCGACCGGGCCGAGCAGCGCGATGCGCTCGAGGAACTCCAGCGGGAGCGCGGCCTCGGCCTCGGCGTAGCGCTTCTCCAGGTACAGCTCCTGGCAACGCGTGGCCTCGGCCTCGTAGCCCATCCGGCAGGCGAGGTCGTTGTAGAAGTTCTTCTCCCGCACGCCCATGCCGCCGACGTAGAGGGCGGTCTGGCGGCGCGTCACGTCGGCACAGGCGGCGACGTCGTCGCCCACCACGAACGGGATCGAGGGCGAGACGTCGAAGCCCTCCATCGTCTTCCCGGCCTTGGCGCGGCCCTCGGCGATCTGGCCGAGGATGCCCGGCAGCGTCCCGGTGTCGCAGAACAGGCCGAGCCAGCCGTCGGCGATCTCACCGGTGAGACGCAGGTTCTGCGGGCCCAGCGAGCCGAGGTAGATCGGGATCCGGTCGCGGACCGGGTGGATGATCAGGTTCAACTGCTTGCCGAGGCCGTCCGGCAGCGGCAGCGTCCAGTGCTTGCCGGAGTACACGACCTCCTCGCGGCGCAGCGCCTTGTTCACGATCTCGATGTACTCACGCGTCCGGCCGATCGGCGCGGTGAACGGGACGCCGTACCAGCCCTCGGAGACCTGGGGCCCGGAGACACCGAGACCGAGGCGCATCCGCCCGCCCGACAGCGAATCCAGCGTCGCCGCCGTCATCGCGGTCATCGTGGGCTGGCGGGCCGGGATCTGGAACACCGCGGAGCCGAGGTCGATGTTCTTCGTCAGGGCGGCGATGTAGCCCAGCACGGTCGCGGCGTCCGAGCCGTAGGCCTCCGCGGCCCAGACGACGGAGAACCCGAGCTCGTCGGCCTCCTTCGCCAGCGCGATGTTGGAGGCGTCGTTGCCCATCCCCCAGTAGCCGAGATTCAGCCCGAGCCGCACGATCGTCCCCGTCCTGACCGGCGCTGGCACCGGTCGCCTCGCCGCACACTATCCGCGCGCCGTTCGGGGCTGAACGCCTGTGGCGGTTAGCCTTCCGGGCATGGGACCGGGCATGGAATACCGCCACCTGGGGCGCAGCGGACTCGCCGTCTCCCGGCTGGGTCTCGGAACCATGACGTGGGGTGTCGACACCGACACCGACGAAGCCGCCCAGATCCTCGCCGCGTTCTGTGACGCCGGTGGCACCCTGGTCGACACCGCGGCGGTCTACGGCGACGGCAAGGCCGAGGCGATCCTGGGCGAACTGCTCGGCGGCACCGTGCCGCGCGAGGACGTGGTGCTGGCCACCAAAGCCGGCATTTCGCACCGGAACGGGCACAACCTGCTCGACACGTCCCGCCGTGCGCTGCTCGACAGCCTCGACGCCTCGCTCGCCCGGCTCGGCACGGACCACGTGGACCTCTGGCAGGTGCACGTCTACTCCAGCGCCACCCCCGCCGCCGAGGTGATGTCCGCCCTCGAGCAGGCCGTCGCCTCCGGGCGCGCCCGCTACGTCGGGGTCTCGAACTACGGCGGCTGGCAGCTCGCCCAGGCCGCGACCCTGCAGCAGAACTCCGCGATCGGCGCACAGATCGTCGGCGACCAGGTCGAGTACTCGTTGCTGAACCGGAACGTCGAGTCCGAGGTCCTTCCGGCCGCCCACGCCCTCGGCGTCGGCGTCCTGGCGTGGTCGCCGCTCGGGCGGGGCGTCCTCACCGGCAAGTACCGGACCGGCACGCCGGTCGACTCCCGCGCCGCCTCCTCGCGTTTCGGCGGGTTCGTCGAGGGCTACCTGAACCCGACCGCCCGCGCGGTCGTCGACGCCGTCGCCACCGCGGCAGGCGGGCTCGGGTGCAGCCCGCTGGAGGTCGCGCTGTCCTGGGTGCGCGACCACGCCGGCGTCACCGCCGCGATCGTCGGGGCCCGGACCCGCAACCAGCTCCAGGCCTCCCTGAACGCCGAGGGCGTGACGCTCCCGGCCGAGATCCGGGCCGCCCTCGACGACGTCTCCGACCCCCGCCGGGCGGCGGGGACGGCGGCGGACCAGTAGGCCGAGGAGCTGGCCCAGAGCTAGCCCTCGTCGTCGGGCTCGACCGGGGACTCCAGGCGGCACAGCGCCCGTTCCGGGAGCGCGCCGGCGAACGGGTCGGCCATCCAGGCGGGGTCGTCCTCGCCCGGGTCGGCGTCGTCGGTCGCGAGCACCCAGGTGGCGAACCCGTGCGGCTGCAGGCCCATCCGGACCACGGTCTCGGGGGTGCCGATCTGCGTGTGCCCGAGGGCCGCGACCAGCGCCGCCAGGCCGACGGCCACGTCGGGGACCGACTCCCCGACCGCCTGCTCCGCCACCGACGTCAGCGTCGCCGGGTCGACGACGCTGAAGTCCCAGCGCGCGACCAGGCTGAGTCGCTCGAGGCTGATCACCTCGGCGCCGTGGTCGTCGCCGCCGTCCAGGTCGGGGAGGTCGAACGGCGTCACCTCGTCGTGCTCGGTGTAGAGGGCGACGTCGTACTCCGCCGCGGCCGCGCGCAGTTCCTTGTACGCCTGCTGGACAGCCGGGTCGTGCTCGGACTCCCGAGCCTCGACGGCGGCGAGATGGGCGTCCAGGGCGGCGTGGAGTCGCTCGGCGGCGGCGCGGGCACCGGTCGCGGAGTCGTGGCCGGCCGCGTGCGGGGTGTCGGTTTGTGCCATGTGCGCAACCTAGCCGGGTCCCCTCGGCCACAATGGGCCACCAGTGAGGAGGCGTATGACGACGTACGAGTTCCGCACCCTGTACCTGCCGCGCGGCATCTCCCGCTCCGCCGCGCAGCGCATACTCACCGACGAGGCCGAGTACGGCCACTGGGAGCTGGACCGGCTCCGCCTCTTCGCCGACGGCAGCCGGCGCGTCCGCCTCCGCCGCCGCGTCATCCGCGCCGTCCGCACCGCCTGACCCCGTTGCGTCCGAACATGTGGCCGCTATGGCAGCCACATCTTCGGACGTCCTGGCTCAGCAGGTGCGCAGGAACCGGTCGAGGACGCGGACGCCGAACTGGAGCCCGTCGATCGGGACCCGCTCGTCGACGCCGTGGAACATGCCGGAGAAGTCGAGGTCGGCCGGGAGCCGGAGCGGGGCGAAGCCGAAGCACCGCATCCCGAGGTCGGAGAAGGACTTCGCGTCGGTGCCGCCGGAGAGCGTGTACGGGATCGCGCGAGCCTCGGGGTCCTCGGCGAGCAGGGCGGCGACCATCGCGTCGACGAGGGCGCCGTCGAACGTCGTCTCGAGCGCCTTGTCGTGGTGGAGCATCTCGATCGCGATGTTCTCCCCCACGACCTCCTGGACCTGCTCCAGGAACTCCTCCTCGTACCCGGGCAGGAAGCGCCCGTCGACGACCGCGTGGGCCTCGCCGGGAATGACGTTGGTCTTGTAGCCGGCCATCAGCATCGTCGGGTTCGCGGTGTTGCGCAGGGTCGCGCCGATCATGCGGGCCATCGAGCCGAGCTGGGCGATCGTGGCGTCCATGTCGTCGGGGTCGAGGGTGATCCCGAACACGTCCGCTATCTCGTCGAGGAAGGCCTGCATGGTCTTCGTCATGCGGATCGGGAACTGGTGCGCCCCGAGCCGGGCGACGGCCTCGCACAGGGCCGTGACGGCGTTGTCCTCGGCGATCATCGAGCCGTGGCCGGCGCGGCCGTGCGCGGTCAGGCGCATCCAGGCCATGCCCTTCTGCGCGGTCTCGATCGCGTAGAGGCGCTTGCCCGCCACCGTCAGGGAGAAGCCCCCGACCTCGCTAATCGCCTCGGTGCAGCCCTCGAACTTCTCGGCGTGGTTGTCGACCAGGTACCGCGCGCCGTAGGTGCCGCCGGCCTCCTCGTCGGCGACGAACGCGAGGACGATGTCGCGCGGCGGTACGGTGCCCTCGCGCATCCACTGCCGGATCACCGCGAGCACCATCGCGTCGGTGTCCTTCATGTCCACCGCACCGCGGCCCCAGATGCAGCCGTCCTGAATCTCGCCGGCGAAC of the Sporichthya polymorpha DSM 43042 genome contains:
- a CDS encoding class F sortase; protein product: MIKRAERGGVLVKRADVDETDEHDLFAEHTGEEFAAAAAAVAEEEPGRGRSWTRMSKLHLALAALSATPVLFIGGLGGWPWDSEQPAVAQNTVVAGQEHYPATLTFARLGISTELDALATDPITQVLQVPDLGRAGWIESGPEPGQPGRAVVLGRRSQAGADVFAKLVDAQAGDRFTVTTQAGQELTFVVRSVEQFKAGQVPEKRIYGSGKSVQLRLITSTGAYDQAKGGFPRNVVVFADLAK
- the mshC gene encoding cysteine--1-D-myo-inosityl 2-amino-2-deoxy-alpha-D-glucopyranoside ligase; this translates as MHAWPSPEIPRLPGQGLPVQVRDTSSGALVPAVTGADFRMYVCGITPYDATHLGHANTYVTFDLLNRAVRDSGVPVHYVQNVTDVDDPLLERANATGDDWRELAARETELFREDMIALRVLAPEHYVGAVEAIPVINDFLVGLRERGALYEVEPDTYFSVHADPAFGSVANLSPAEMLEFFAERGGDPDRAGKKDPLDALVWRGERPGEPAWESPAGPGRPGWHIECTAIARNLLGNVVDVMGGGRDLAFPHHEMGTSHAHVLTGEPRFVRSFVHAGLVGYEGEKMSKSRGNLVFVSKLRAAGVEPAAIRLALLSRHYATDWEYTDDVLTQAQERLARWRAAVSRPDGPDATETLAAVRTAVAHDLDAPTALAAIDAWAARQEAEGGSDLGAPGVVSRLSDALLGVAL
- a CDS encoding SCO1664 family protein, which translates into the protein MSERADEIPTFDPPDLDEAGLLDLLTRGELEVIGRLVDASNATLYCAVTLDGVTTACVHKPIAGERPLWDFPDGTLAAREVSAYEVSAATGWNIVPPTVLRDGPWGPGMAQLWIEVDDTVDLGQLVRSDDDRLRRIAVLDAVINNADRKGGHLLPTVAGDVYGIDHGVCFAVENKLRTLLWGWAGLPLPDEAVEVLEALDADWDQALGPRIADLLTPRESTATRRRLTRLLRTGVHPEPREDGWPAVPWPPF
- a CDS encoding DUF3090 domain-containing protein, which translates into the protein MPRQVFFYDPPERFVAGTVGEPGSRTFFLQARGAGRITSVALEKQQVALLAEQIDKLLDEVLRVTGGDVPVPPPVDAVDDLDPLEGPIEEDFRVGTLALGWDPSAERLVIVAQAPGEDDPEGTGPALDDEEDNPEGPDVLRVRLTGEMARAFARRAQSVVSAGRPSCPFCGLPLDPAGHICPRANGYRR
- a CDS encoding histidine phosphatase family protein, giving the protein MPTVLLVRHGRSTANTSGVLAGWTPGVGLDDRGREQAEALALRLGELPLAAIVSSPLQRCQETVAPLVAKTGRKRVTEKRFGECRYGDWTGRKLSELVKEPLWRVVQAHPSAAVFPGADGESMAAMAARGVAAIRHWDARIAAEHGPNSVWVACSHGDVIKAIVADALAMHLDNFQRIVVDPGSVTAISYTETRPFVLRVNDVGGDVSAYQPPKVKRRRRRSSDAVVGGGAGA
- a CDS encoding LLM class F420-dependent oxidoreductase — protein: MRLGLNLGYWGMGNDASNIALAKEADELGFSVVWAAEAYGSDAATVLGYIAALTKNIDLGSAVFQIPARQPTMTAMTAATLDSLSGGRMRLGLGVSGPQVSEGWYGVPFTAPIGRTREYIEIVNKALRREEVVYSGKHWTLPLPDGLGKQLNLIIHPVRDRIPIYLGSLGPQNLRLTGEIADGWLGLFCDTGTLPGILGQIAEGRAKAGKTMEGFDVSPSIPFVVGDDVAACADVTRRQTALYVGGMGVREKNFYNDLACRMGYEAEATRCQELYLEKRYAEAEAALPLEFLERIALLGPVDRIADRIREYADAGVTTINLALYHQGPQGGAGLLRAAVEALEKSGTAS
- a CDS encoding aldo/keto reductase — encoded protein: MEYRHLGRSGLAVSRLGLGTMTWGVDTDTDEAAQILAAFCDAGGTLVDTAAVYGDGKAEAILGELLGGTVPREDVVLATKAGISHRNGHNLLDTSRRALLDSLDASLARLGTDHVDLWQVHVYSSATPAAEVMSALEQAVASGRARYVGVSNYGGWQLAQAATLQQNSAIGAQIVGDQVEYSLLNRNVESEVLPAAHALGVGVLAWSPLGRGVLTGKYRTGTPVDSRAASSRFGGFVEGYLNPTARAVVDAVATAAGGLGCSPLEVALSWVRDHAGVTAAIVGARTRNQLQASLNAEGVTLPAEIRAALDDVSDPRRAAGTAADQ
- a CDS encoding DUF5703 family protein; translation: MTTYEFRTLYLPRGISRSAAQRILTDEAEYGHWELDRLRLFADGSRRVRLRRRVIRAVRTA
- a CDS encoding M20/M25/M40 family metallo-hydrolase; its protein translation is MNATPDPGADTTAAQAEVVGLCQDLIRIESVNFGDGSGPGERAAAEYVAEKLSEVGLDTEILESEPGRASVVTRIAGADRSRGALLIHGHIDVVPAFPDQWTLPPFAGEIQDGCIWGRGAVDMKDTDAMVLAVIRQWMREGTVPPRDIVLAFVADEEAGGTYGARYLVDNHAEKFEGCTEAISEVGGFSLTVAGKRLYAIETAQKGMAWMRLTAHGRAGHGSMIAEDNAVTALCEAVARLGAHQFPIRMTKTMQAFLDEIADVFGITLDPDDMDATIAQLGSMARMIGATLRNTANPTMLMAGYKTNVIPGEAHAVVDGRFLPGYEEEFLEQVQEVVGENIAIEMLHHDKALETTFDGALVDAMVAALLAEDPEARAIPYTLSGGTDAKSFSDLGMRCFGFAPLRLPADLDFSGMFHGVDERVPIDGLQFGVRVLDRFLRTC